One Danio rerio strain Tuebingen ecotype United States chromosome 9, GRCz12tu, whole genome shotgun sequence genomic region harbors:
- the rbm44 gene encoding RNA-binding protein 44 isoform X27 has translation MWYPPAAVVPFFESHSVTYEDRSAIAKWHFLPFDQRAVNEMTGFHNETLYTDVRRRCMLMRSLFELVFANNYLELTNPKLLGWFLYLTAEDRTLIQNEGGLLSFLKKHPELGVTRQYVYVKAKPKGNYVPPPTTMASNDSRYPTFYGSSGCQNCGTSCPFGTKKCTRCGVHIVISQDKISVSGCTQSTLNTRSKQRSPEAHPHFYSKGMCSHAQCLSQLWQEVESREDAKHFKDTSAQASFCLDMELDVQSQVQRNDNTQNNQNQSYNPTEENDHNVDQETMPEYYSFSSISLDHTAWSNGSQSAETGFNDSITATKGSTELSDELSEAANSTAANSTDCFSCVSNSFELAEESGDCLDSRYEQQINKSNVGSSPKSKSSASVYVDQMIDACGDFRAFFTSTCATKTDQTFQVKNVATDTDLPAVSHEKDTQTMRMTTSDKNTITEVYMSDLDVLTEEFIKLKETEKGLKQMKSMNARRLCGCDCAQRVRKAELNLLALQFVMCQQHCWRRYFTSPLGESAYQGTEALPDSIAETLKTLQKDYHEMRQQILAGTPLDDLAPLSVNSEKISTGTNYSPSSVSFQVLAAHLDCAGSTIASDHKVDEEHTAMKVPPSEVCQDIETAPDEAKNECSKRDKALFILPKQTRISTEPKTGANKDLNGSEAWFDAEEELGFPNQDGNMEKPNKMRETMRHKMETKGTDEDVSKQSSLLCITCLPGNITEHEVLLWFEKYNPTNVCISAFSNNTRAAIVYLKSYIDAKAAVEDLNGRSLQGHAVQVVHLSGTVSADLKPSDLSHSASESHKEDTAGDELRTKNLTYGSSHGGPRCSLERLTNVCNSPTASGTCVPQHYATMGSFDTIMARLSERHPNVARQRIVDALLELRAKHQGFLSGLPLRSIVDMTSELLTQTSSSARV, from the exons ATGTGGTACCCTCCAGCTGCCGTTGTTCCTTTCTTCGAGTCACATTCAGTCACATATGAGGATCGCAGTGCCATCGCCAAATGGCACTTCCTTCCCTTTGACCAGCGTGCAGTGAACGAGATGACCG GCTTTCACAATGAAACCCTGTATACCGATGTTAGGAGGAGGTGTATGTTGATGAG GTCACTGTTTGAACTTGTCTTCGCCAATAATTATCTGGAGCTCACAAACCCAAAGTTGCTTGGATGGTTCTTATACTTAACAGCAGAGGACAGGACCTTAATACAAA ACGAAGGAGGGCTTCTgtcttttttaaagaaacatccAGAACTTGGAGTAACCAGACAGTATGTTTATGTAAAAG caaaaCCCAAAGGAAACTACGTTCCCCCTCCTACAACTATGGCATCAAACGA TTCCAGGTACCCAACATTTTATGGTTCATCTGGGTGTCAAAACTGTGGGACTAGTTGTCCATTTGGTACCAAGAAGTGCACCCGTTGTGGTGTTCACATTGTGATTTCACAGGACAAAATCAGTGTGTCAG GTTGCACGCAAAGCACCCTAAACACTAGGAGCAAACAGAGAAGCCCTGAAGCGCATCCTCATTTCTACAGTAAAGGAATGTGTTCTCATGCCCAGTGCCTCTCTCAGCTGTGGCAGGAAGTAGAAAGCAGGGAAGATGCcaaacattttaaggacacatCAGCCCAAGCGAGCTTCTGCCTCGATATGGAGCTTGATGTGCAGAGTCAGGTTCAGAGAAATGACAACACCCAAAATAACCAAAATCAATCATATAATCCCACTGAAGAAAATGACCACAATGTGGACCAGGAAACCATGCCAGAATACTACAGTTTTAGTAGCATCAGCTTAGACCACACTGCATGGAGCAATGGCAGCCAGAGTGCAGAGACAGGGTTCAATGATTCAATCACTGCTACCAAAGGCAGTACAGAACTCTCAGATGAACTATCAGAGGCTGCCAACAGCACTGCTGCAAACTCTACCGATTGTTTCTCTTGTGTCAGCAATTCATTTGAGCTGGCTGAAGAGTCAGGAGACTGTCTTGACTCAAGATATGAGCAACAGATAAACAAGAGCAATGTGGGTTCCTCACCAAAATCCAAATCTAGCGCTTCTGTCTATGTGGACCAAATGATAGATGCCTGTGGTGATTTCAGAGCTTTTTTTACATCTACTTGTGCAACAAAGACTGATCAGACCTTCCAGGTGAAAAATGTCGCTACTGACACAGACTTGCCTGCTGTCAGCCATGAAAAAGATACTCAGACCATGCGAATGACCACATCTGATAAGAACACCATTACTGAAGTTTATATGTCAGACTTGGATGTCCTCACTGAG GAATTTATAAAGCTAAAAGAGACTGAGAAGGGGTTGAAACAGATGAAGAGCATGAATGCAAG GAGATTGTGTGGCTGTGACTGTGCCCAGCGAGTAAGAAAAGCAGAGCTAAATCTTCTTGCTCTTCAGTTTGTCATGTGCCAACAGCACTGCTGGAGACGCTACTTCACCTCCCCACTTGGTGAAAGTGCTTATCAGGG TACCGAGGCACTGCCAGACAGCATAGCAGAAACTCTTAAAACACTACAGAAGGATTACCATGAGATGAGACAACAGATTCTGGCTGGTACTCCTCTGGATGATCTTGCGCCCCTATCAGTAAACTCTGAGAAGATATCTACAGGGACAAATTACAGCCCATCATCG GTCTCATTTCAGGTTCTTGCGGCCCATTTAGACTGTGCAGGAAG TACCATTGCGAGTGACCACAAAGTGGATGAAGAACATACAGCGATGAAGGTGCCTCCCAGTGAAGTTTGTCAGGACATTGAAACTGCTCCG GATGAAGCAAAAAATGAATGCAGCAAAAGAGATAAAGCCCTATTCATCCTGCCAAAGCAGACAAGAATTTCTACTGAACCAAAGACTG GTGCCAACAAGGATTTGAATGGCAGCGAAGCTTGGTTTGATGCAGAGGAGGAACTTGGGTTTCCAAATCAAGATGGAAACATGGAGAAACCGAATAAAATGAGAGAAACTATGAGGCACAAAATGGAGACAAAAG ggaCGGATGAGGATGTGTCAAAGCAAAGCTCCCTCTTGTGCATCACTTGCTTGCCAGGCAATATCACCGAG CATGAAGTACTACTTTGGTTTGAGAAGTACAATCCAACAAATGTCTGCATCTCGGCTTTCAGCAACAATACAAG GGCAGCTATTGTTTATCTCAAGAGCTATATTGATGCCAAAGCAGCAGTTGAAGATCTAAATGGACGTTCCCTTCAAGGTCATGCTGTCCAGGTGGTGCATCTCTCTGGGACTGTTTCAGCTGATCTTAAACCAAGTGATCTGTCCCACAGCGCCTCAGAAAGCCATAAAGAAGACACTGCAGGGGATGAACTGAGAACAAAAAATTTAACCTACGGTTCATCACATGGA GGGCCGCGCTGCAGTCTGGAAAGGTTGACCAACGTGTGCAACTCGCCCACAGCCTCTGGAACATGTGTGCCACAGCACTACGCCACCATGGGAAGCTTCGACACAATCATGGCCCGGCTGTCAGAGCGCCACCCAAACGTTGCCCGGCAGAGGATCGTAGATGCCCTGCTGGAATTGCGGGCCAAGCATCAGGGCTTCCTCAGTGGTCTTCCGTTGAGATCTATTGTAGATATGACCTCTGAGCTTCTCACACAGACCTCCAGTTCCGCTCGTGTTTGA
- the rbm44 gene encoding RNA-binding protein 44 isoform X29 — protein MWYPPAAVVPFFESHSVTYEDRSAIAKWHFLPFDQRAVNEMTGFHNETLYTDVRRRCMLMRSLFELVFANNYLELTNPKLLGWFLYLTAEDRTLIQNEGGLLSFLKKHPELGVTRQYVYVKAKPKGNYVPPPTTMASNDSRYPTFYGSSGCQNCGTSCPFGTKKCTRCGVHIVISQDKISVSGCTQSTLNTRSKQRSPEAHPHFYSKGMCSHAQCLSQLWQEVESREDAKHFKDTSAQASFCLDMELDVQSQVQRNDNTQNNQNQSYNPTEENDHNVDQETMPEYYSFSSISLDHTAWSNGSQSAETGFNDSITATKGSTELSDELSEAANSTAANSTDCFSCVSNSFELAEESGDCLDSRYEQQINKSNVGSSPKSKSSASVYVDQMIDACGDFRAFFTSTCATKTDQTFQVKNVATDTDLPAVSHEKDTQTMRMTTSDKNTITEVYMSDLDVLTEEFIKLKETEKGLKQMKSMNARRLCGCDCAQRVRKAELNLLALQFVMCQQHCWRRYFTSPLGESAYQGTEALPDSIAETLKTLQKDYHEMRQQILAGTPLDDLAPLSVNSEKISTGTNYSPSSVLAAHLDCAGSTIASDHKVDEEHTAMKVPPSEVCQDIETAPDEAKNECSKRDKALFILPKQTRISTEPKTGANKDLNGSEAWFDAEEELGFPNQDGNMEKPNKMRETMRHKMETKGTDEDVSKQSSLLCITCLPGNITEHEVLLWFEKYNPTNVCISAFSNNTRAAIVYLKSYIDAKAAVEDLNGRSLQGHAVQVVHLSGTVSADLKPSDLSHSASESHKEDTAGDELRTKNLTYGSSHGGPRCSLERLTNVCNSPTASGTCVPQHYATMGSFDTIMARLSERHPNVARQRIVDALLELRAKHQGFLSGLPLRSIVDMTSELLTQTSSSARV, from the exons ATGTGGTACCCTCCAGCTGCCGTTGTTCCTTTCTTCGAGTCACATTCAGTCACATATGAGGATCGCAGTGCCATCGCCAAATGGCACTTCCTTCCCTTTGACCAGCGTGCAGTGAACGAGATGACCG GCTTTCACAATGAAACCCTGTATACCGATGTTAGGAGGAGGTGTATGTTGATGAG GTCACTGTTTGAACTTGTCTTCGCCAATAATTATCTGGAGCTCACAAACCCAAAGTTGCTTGGATGGTTCTTATACTTAACAGCAGAGGACAGGACCTTAATACAAA ACGAAGGAGGGCTTCTgtcttttttaaagaaacatccAGAACTTGGAGTAACCAGACAGTATGTTTATGTAAAAG caaaaCCCAAAGGAAACTACGTTCCCCCTCCTACAACTATGGCATCAAACGA TTCCAGGTACCCAACATTTTATGGTTCATCTGGGTGTCAAAACTGTGGGACTAGTTGTCCATTTGGTACCAAGAAGTGCACCCGTTGTGGTGTTCACATTGTGATTTCACAGGACAAAATCAGTGTGTCAG GTTGCACGCAAAGCACCCTAAACACTAGGAGCAAACAGAGAAGCCCTGAAGCGCATCCTCATTTCTACAGTAAAGGAATGTGTTCTCATGCCCAGTGCCTCTCTCAGCTGTGGCAGGAAGTAGAAAGCAGGGAAGATGCcaaacattttaaggacacatCAGCCCAAGCGAGCTTCTGCCTCGATATGGAGCTTGATGTGCAGAGTCAGGTTCAGAGAAATGACAACACCCAAAATAACCAAAATCAATCATATAATCCCACTGAAGAAAATGACCACAATGTGGACCAGGAAACCATGCCAGAATACTACAGTTTTAGTAGCATCAGCTTAGACCACACTGCATGGAGCAATGGCAGCCAGAGTGCAGAGACAGGGTTCAATGATTCAATCACTGCTACCAAAGGCAGTACAGAACTCTCAGATGAACTATCAGAGGCTGCCAACAGCACTGCTGCAAACTCTACCGATTGTTTCTCTTGTGTCAGCAATTCATTTGAGCTGGCTGAAGAGTCAGGAGACTGTCTTGACTCAAGATATGAGCAACAGATAAACAAGAGCAATGTGGGTTCCTCACCAAAATCCAAATCTAGCGCTTCTGTCTATGTGGACCAAATGATAGATGCCTGTGGTGATTTCAGAGCTTTTTTTACATCTACTTGTGCAACAAAGACTGATCAGACCTTCCAGGTGAAAAATGTCGCTACTGACACAGACTTGCCTGCTGTCAGCCATGAAAAAGATACTCAGACCATGCGAATGACCACATCTGATAAGAACACCATTACTGAAGTTTATATGTCAGACTTGGATGTCCTCACTGAG GAATTTATAAAGCTAAAAGAGACTGAGAAGGGGTTGAAACAGATGAAGAGCATGAATGCAAG GAGATTGTGTGGCTGTGACTGTGCCCAGCGAGTAAGAAAAGCAGAGCTAAATCTTCTTGCTCTTCAGTTTGTCATGTGCCAACAGCACTGCTGGAGACGCTACTTCACCTCCCCACTTGGTGAAAGTGCTTATCAGGG TACCGAGGCACTGCCAGACAGCATAGCAGAAACTCTTAAAACACTACAGAAGGATTACCATGAGATGAGACAACAGATTCTGGCTGGTACTCCTCTGGATGATCTTGCGCCCCTATCAGTAAACTCTGAGAAGATATCTACAGGGACAAATTACAGCCCATCATCG GTTCTTGCGGCCCATTTAGACTGTGCAGGAAG TACCATTGCGAGTGACCACAAAGTGGATGAAGAACATACAGCGATGAAGGTGCCTCCCAGTGAAGTTTGTCAGGACATTGAAACTGCTCCG GATGAAGCAAAAAATGAATGCAGCAAAAGAGATAAAGCCCTATTCATCCTGCCAAAGCAGACAAGAATTTCTACTGAACCAAAGACTG GTGCCAACAAGGATTTGAATGGCAGCGAAGCTTGGTTTGATGCAGAGGAGGAACTTGGGTTTCCAAATCAAGATGGAAACATGGAGAAACCGAATAAAATGAGAGAAACTATGAGGCACAAAATGGAGACAAAAG ggaCGGATGAGGATGTGTCAAAGCAAAGCTCCCTCTTGTGCATCACTTGCTTGCCAGGCAATATCACCGAG CATGAAGTACTACTTTGGTTTGAGAAGTACAATCCAACAAATGTCTGCATCTCGGCTTTCAGCAACAATACAAG GGCAGCTATTGTTTATCTCAAGAGCTATATTGATGCCAAAGCAGCAGTTGAAGATCTAAATGGACGTTCCCTTCAAGGTCATGCTGTCCAGGTGGTGCATCTCTCTGGGACTGTTTCAGCTGATCTTAAACCAAGTGATCTGTCCCACAGCGCCTCAGAAAGCCATAAAGAAGACACTGCAGGGGATGAACTGAGAACAAAAAATTTAACCTACGGTTCATCACATGGA GGGCCGCGCTGCAGTCTGGAAAGGTTGACCAACGTGTGCAACTCGCCCACAGCCTCTGGAACATGTGTGCCACAGCACTACGCCACCATGGGAAGCTTCGACACAATCATGGCCCGGCTGTCAGAGCGCCACCCAAACGTTGCCCGGCAGAGGATCGTAGATGCCCTGCTGGAATTGCGGGCCAAGCATCAGGGCTTCCTCAGTGGTCTTCCGTTGAGATCTATTGTAGATATGACCTCTGAGCTTCTCACACAGACCTCCAGTTCCGCTCGTGTTTGA
- the rbm44 gene encoding RNA-binding protein 44 isoform X15, whose amino-acid sequence MWYPPAAVVPFFESHSVTYEDRSAIAKWHFLPFDQRAVNEMTGFHNETLYTDVRRRCMLMRSLFELVFANNYLELTNPKLLGWFLYLTAEDRTLIQNEGGLLSFLKKHPELGVTRQYVYVKAKPKGNYVPPPTTMASNDSRYPTFYGSSGCQNCGTSCPFGTKKCTRCGVHIVISQDKISVSENEKQLQLLPNSLKEELNVFQTSQSNVEMQNIHLGCTQSTLNTRSKQRSPEAHPHFYSKGMCSHAQCLSQLWQEVESREDAKHFKDTSAQASFCLDMELDVQSQVQRNDNTQNNQNQSYNPTEENDHNVDQETMPEYYSFSSISLDHTAWSNGSQSAETGFNDSITATKGSTELSDELSEAANSTAANSTDCFSCVSNSFELAEESGDCLDSRYEQQINKSNVGSSPKSKSSASVYVDQMIDACGDFRAFFTSTCATKTDQTFQVKNVATDTDLPAVSHEKDTQTMRMTTSDKNTITEVYMSDLDVLTEEFIKLKETEKGLKQMKSMNARRLCGCDCAQRVRKAELNLLALQFVMCQQHCWRRYFTSPLGESAYQGTEALPDSIAETLKTLQKDYHEMRQQILAGTPLDDLAPLSVNSEKISTGTNYSPSSVLAAHLDCAGSTIASDHKVDEEHTAMKVPPSEVCQDIETAPDEAKNECSKRDKALFILPKQTRISTEPKTGANKDLNGSEAWFDAEEELGFPNQDGNMEKPNKMRETMRHKMETKGTDEDVSKQSSLLCITCLPGNITEHEVLLWFEKYNPTNVCISAFSNNTRAAIVYLKSYIDAKAAVEDLNGRSLQGHAVQVVHLSGTVSADLKPSDLSHSASESHKEDTAGDELRTKNLTYGSSHGGPRCSLERLTNVCNSPTASGTCVPQHYATMGSFDTIMARLSERHPNVARQRIVDALLELRAKHQGFLSGLPLRSIVDMTSELLTQTSSSARV is encoded by the exons ATGTGGTACCCTCCAGCTGCCGTTGTTCCTTTCTTCGAGTCACATTCAGTCACATATGAGGATCGCAGTGCCATCGCCAAATGGCACTTCCTTCCCTTTGACCAGCGTGCAGTGAACGAGATGACCG GCTTTCACAATGAAACCCTGTATACCGATGTTAGGAGGAGGTGTATGTTGATGAG GTCACTGTTTGAACTTGTCTTCGCCAATAATTATCTGGAGCTCACAAACCCAAAGTTGCTTGGATGGTTCTTATACTTAACAGCAGAGGACAGGACCTTAATACAAA ACGAAGGAGGGCTTCTgtcttttttaaagaaacatccAGAACTTGGAGTAACCAGACAGTATGTTTATGTAAAAG caaaaCCCAAAGGAAACTACGTTCCCCCTCCTACAACTATGGCATCAAACGA TTCCAGGTACCCAACATTTTATGGTTCATCTGGGTGTCAAAACTGTGGGACTAGTTGTCCATTTGGTACCAAGAAGTGCACCCGTTGTGGTGTTCACATTGTGATTTCACAGGACAAAATCAGTGTGTCAG AGAATGAAAAACAACTTCAGCTGCTCCCAAACAGCCTAAAAGAAGAGCTAAATGTTTTCCAAACTTCCCAAAGTAATGTTGAAATGCAAAATATCCATTTAGGTTGCACGCAAAGCACCCTAAACACTAGGAGCAAACAGAGAAGCCCTGAAGCGCATCCTCATTTCTACAGTAAAGGAATGTGTTCTCATGCCCAGTGCCTCTCTCAGCTGTGGCAGGAAGTAGAAAGCAGGGAAGATGCcaaacattttaaggacacatCAGCCCAAGCGAGCTTCTGCCTCGATATGGAGCTTGATGTGCAGAGTCAGGTTCAGAGAAATGACAACACCCAAAATAACCAAAATCAATCATATAATCCCACTGAAGAAAATGACCACAATGTGGACCAGGAAACCATGCCAGAATACTACAGTTTTAGTAGCATCAGCTTAGACCACACTGCATGGAGCAATGGCAGCCAGAGTGCAGAGACAGGGTTCAATGATTCAATCACTGCTACCAAAGGCAGTACAGAACTCTCAGATGAACTATCAGAGGCTGCCAACAGCACTGCTGCAAACTCTACCGATTGTTTCTCTTGTGTCAGCAATTCATTTGAGCTGGCTGAAGAGTCAGGAGACTGTCTTGACTCAAGATATGAGCAACAGATAAACAAGAGCAATGTGGGTTCCTCACCAAAATCCAAATCTAGCGCTTCTGTCTATGTGGACCAAATGATAGATGCCTGTGGTGATTTCAGAGCTTTTTTTACATCTACTTGTGCAACAAAGACTGATCAGACCTTCCAGGTGAAAAATGTCGCTACTGACACAGACTTGCCTGCTGTCAGCCATGAAAAAGATACTCAGACCATGCGAATGACCACATCTGATAAGAACACCATTACTGAAGTTTATATGTCAGACTTGGATGTCCTCACTGAG GAATTTATAAAGCTAAAAGAGACTGAGAAGGGGTTGAAACAGATGAAGAGCATGAATGCAAG GAGATTGTGTGGCTGTGACTGTGCCCAGCGAGTAAGAAAAGCAGAGCTAAATCTTCTTGCTCTTCAGTTTGTCATGTGCCAACAGCACTGCTGGAGACGCTACTTCACCTCCCCACTTGGTGAAAGTGCTTATCAGGG TACCGAGGCACTGCCAGACAGCATAGCAGAAACTCTTAAAACACTACAGAAGGATTACCATGAGATGAGACAACAGATTCTGGCTGGTACTCCTCTGGATGATCTTGCGCCCCTATCAGTAAACTCTGAGAAGATATCTACAGGGACAAATTACAGCCCATCATCG GTTCTTGCGGCCCATTTAGACTGTGCAGGAAG TACCATTGCGAGTGACCACAAAGTGGATGAAGAACATACAGCGATGAAGGTGCCTCCCAGTGAAGTTTGTCAGGACATTGAAACTGCTCCG GATGAAGCAAAAAATGAATGCAGCAAAAGAGATAAAGCCCTATTCATCCTGCCAAAGCAGACAAGAATTTCTACTGAACCAAAGACTG GTGCCAACAAGGATTTGAATGGCAGCGAAGCTTGGTTTGATGCAGAGGAGGAACTTGGGTTTCCAAATCAAGATGGAAACATGGAGAAACCGAATAAAATGAGAGAAACTATGAGGCACAAAATGGAGACAAAAG ggaCGGATGAGGATGTGTCAAAGCAAAGCTCCCTCTTGTGCATCACTTGCTTGCCAGGCAATATCACCGAG CATGAAGTACTACTTTGGTTTGAGAAGTACAATCCAACAAATGTCTGCATCTCGGCTTTCAGCAACAATACAAG GGCAGCTATTGTTTATCTCAAGAGCTATATTGATGCCAAAGCAGCAGTTGAAGATCTAAATGGACGTTCCCTTCAAGGTCATGCTGTCCAGGTGGTGCATCTCTCTGGGACTGTTTCAGCTGATCTTAAACCAAGTGATCTGTCCCACAGCGCCTCAGAAAGCCATAAAGAAGACACTGCAGGGGATGAACTGAGAACAAAAAATTTAACCTACGGTTCATCACATGGA GGGCCGCGCTGCAGTCTGGAAAGGTTGACCAACGTGTGCAACTCGCCCACAGCCTCTGGAACATGTGTGCCACAGCACTACGCCACCATGGGAAGCTTCGACACAATCATGGCCCGGCTGTCAGAGCGCCACCCAAACGTTGCCCGGCAGAGGATCGTAGATGCCCTGCTGGAATTGCGGGCCAAGCATCAGGGCTTCCTCAGTGGTCTTCCGTTGAGATCTATTGTAGATATGACCTCTGAGCTTCTCACACAGACCTCCAGTTCCGCTCGTGTTTGA